From the Bacteroidia bacterium genome, one window contains:
- a CDS encoding Rrf2 family transcriptional regulator, whose translation MSASTKLFTAIQALCFLAEAGEHSLSSEELSRRMGTHPSRLRNILSMLVRGGVVRSTRGSAGGFLLAKPARAIHLQEVYCSVETEKAFHLDVGKGNASTQNDAGLLHAWFLDLFADIQIRIEDEMRGITLAQVLERIQSTVTTSQLPR comes from the coding sequence ATGTCTGCTTCTACCAAACTCTTCACAGCCATTCAAGCTCTCTGCTTCCTCGCGGAGGCGGGAGAGCATTCGCTTTCCAGTGAAGAGCTTTCGCGTCGTATGGGAACGCATCCCTCGCGCTTACGGAATATCCTTTCCATGCTCGTCCGCGGGGGTGTCGTCCGGAGTACGCGCGGAAGTGCGGGCGGTTTTCTTCTCGCCAAACCGGCCCGAGCGATCCATCTTCAGGAAGTCTATTGCTCCGTCGAAACAGAGAAGGCCTTCCACCTCGATGTGGGCAAGGGGAACGCTTCGACACAGAACGACGCCGGTCTTCTGCATGCCTGGTTTCTCGATCTGTTCGCCGATATTCAAATACGCATTGAAGACGAGATGCGCGGCATAACGCTCGCGCAGGTTCTCGAACGCATACAGTCAACTGTCACAACGTCTCAATTGCCAAGGTGA
- a CDS encoding PAS domain S-box protein codes for MKLFSNLSIRVKLTAVVSLLFWTVSIFIFIFFPSRLKEQAQESLHARSEALAGSTALIFGRDSTLKSQEVVDLAIESAKQDTLLSYLLLYDNDGRLLYAHGQDIAERADYSSTLDRFSPTGGISKSAVAVMNGETRIGTLYLGLSTRIIDEQVAGSQTSIALISLIIFLIGVLTVIGVATVITNPLRSMVQTVEQIAGGDFVKRAHVSSQDEVGHLAFSFNQMVSNLKDAYDELEEANLTLEQRVGERTKELNEEIDERRRVEEALRDSESRQRAVLSALPDLMLLRDGSGMYSPDPVLLIPPGTLQTDMTREQFAWSLMAQFEQPFKVALETGEVQLKEYSIPFAHGIRYFEARIAPCGIDQTVTIVREITDRKRAEAQLHLQSTALEAAANAIVITDLSGAIIWVNAAFSQMSGYTQLEALGKPLHIDAPGNENSELRALIWRTVLAGRVWQGELPARRKDGTEYIEEQTITPVKDEFGNITHFVAIKSDISERKKIEQSLIAAKESVEAADKLKDAFIANISHGIRTPLYIMIGYLKHISSELRPAMNKEQDKYFSFVFESADKLTKSIDIILDISRLQTGTIEFHDTEISLKRLIEDRVNDARTLSETKSLALSFDNQIGDARVRTDEGFLAKSIESLLDNAIKFTRKGYVEVRLYQRDTGEIAIDVEDTGIGISEEYQNKMFLGSLGNTGDSGHALEGVGLGLALVRRYLEQIGGRITIKSARGVGSIFTLTLPERIIVSTTRPESGVLPEKRHFVAPVLPLSAEDRKLPNLLVVEDDADTRQFMRITLKKHYNVFTAESVAEAHDALMSKDINIIIADVSLGGEESGLDFVSDMRRIPRYTHVPVIAVTAHAFGSDRERCLSAGCNRYFAKPVDHAMLLKTMEELLAAAI; via the coding sequence ATGAAGCTTTTTTCCAACCTTTCCATTCGCGTCAAGCTTACCGCCGTCGTGTCGTTGCTGTTCTGGACGGTTTCCATTTTCATATTCATCTTTTTTCCGTCGCGGTTGAAGGAACAGGCGCAGGAAAGTCTTCACGCCCGGTCTGAGGCGCTCGCCGGCTCCACGGCGCTGATCTTTGGACGGGATTCCACGCTGAAATCGCAGGAAGTTGTGGACCTGGCCATCGAAAGCGCGAAGCAGGATACACTGCTGTCCTATCTCCTGCTCTATGACAATGACGGCCGGTTGCTGTACGCGCACGGGCAAGATATCGCTGAAAGGGCCGATTATAGCAGCACCTTGGACCGTTTTTCGCCCACGGGCGGCATCTCGAAATCCGCTGTCGCAGTGATGAACGGGGAGACGCGCATCGGGACTCTGTACCTGGGGCTTTCGACGCGTATCATCGATGAGCAGGTCGCTGGCAGTCAGACCTCCATTGCGCTGATCAGTCTCATCATCTTCCTGATCGGTGTGCTCACGGTGATCGGTGTGGCCACGGTGATCACAAATCCATTGCGCAGTATGGTCCAGACCGTCGAACAGATAGCCGGCGGTGATTTCGTGAAACGCGCACATGTCTCTTCGCAGGACGAGGTTGGTCACCTTGCCTTTTCATTCAATCAAATGGTAAGCAACCTCAAAGACGCGTACGACGAACTGGAAGAAGCGAATCTCACACTAGAACAGCGTGTCGGCGAGCGTACGAAGGAACTCAACGAGGAGATCGACGAACGCAGGCGCGTCGAAGAAGCATTGCGCGATAGCGAATCACGACAGCGTGCCGTGCTGAGTGCCTTGCCTGACCTCATGTTGTTACGTGATGGCAGCGGAATGTACTCCCCGGACCCTGTGCTCTTGATTCCTCCTGGAACGCTGCAGACGGATATGACACGTGAACAGTTCGCCTGGAGTCTGATGGCGCAATTTGAGCAACCCTTCAAGGTGGCTCTCGAAACGGGCGAAGTACAGCTCAAGGAATACTCGATCCCATTTGCCCACGGAATACGGTATTTTGAAGCCCGTATCGCACCCTGTGGGATTGACCAGACCGTGACGATCGTTCGTGAGATCACAGACCGGAAACGAGCGGAAGCGCAATTGCATCTTCAGAGCACCGCGCTGGAAGCTGCTGCCAACGCCATCGTCATTACCGATCTCTCCGGCGCCATCATCTGGGTCAATGCCGCGTTCTCGCAGATGAGCGGATACACGCAGTTGGAAGCTCTCGGCAAACCACTGCACATCGACGCTCCCGGAAATGAAAACAGCGAACTGCGTGCCTTGATCTGGCGTACGGTGCTTGCCGGGCGCGTGTGGCAAGGTGAACTTCCCGCGCGTCGGAAAGATGGTACCGAGTACATCGAGGAACAGACCATCACGCCGGTCAAGGATGAATTCGGGAATATTACGCATTTCGTCGCCATCAAGAGCGATATCTCCGAGCGAAAGAAAATCGAGCAATCATTGATCGCCGCGAAGGAATCCGTCGAAGCCGCCGATAAGCTCAAGGATGCCTTTATCGCAAACATTTCGCATGGCATTCGGACGCCGCTATACATCATGATCGGCTATCTGAAACATATTTCCTCCGAGCTACGGCCTGCGATGAACAAGGAACAGGACAAGTATTTCAGCTTTGTGTTCGAGTCCGCCGACAAACTAACGAAATCCATCGATATCATTCTGGATATCTCGCGGCTGCAGACAGGAACCATCGAATTTCACGATACGGAGATTTCCCTCAAACGACTGATCGAAGACCGCGTCAACGATGCCCGTACGCTCTCCGAAACGAAATCGCTCGCGCTGTCCTTCGACAATCAGATCGGCGACGCGCGGGTACGCACCGATGAGGGCTTCCTCGCCAAGAGTATTGAAAGTCTGCTCGACAATGCCATCAAGTTTACCCGGAAGGGATATGTTGAAGTCCGGCTCTATCAGCGGGACACGGGGGAAATTGCCATCGATGTAGAAGATACCGGCATCGGAATTTCCGAGGAATATCAGAACAAGATGTTTCTCGGATCGCTTGGCAACACCGGAGATAGTGGCCACGCGCTGGAAGGCGTCGGACTGGGCCTCGCGCTGGTACGCCGGTATCTGGAGCAGATTGGCGGACGTATCACCATCAAGAGTGCGCGTGGCGTTGGTTCCATATTCACCCTTACGCTTCCGGAGCGCATTATCGTTTCCACGACCCGACCCGAATCCGGAGTGTTACCCGAGAAAAGGCATTTCGTCGCGCCGGTTCTGCCTCTTTCTGCTGAAGACCGAAAACTTCCCAATTTGCTCGTCGTCGAAGATGACGCCGACACCCGGCAGTTCATGCGCATCACACTGAAGAAGCACTACAATGTGTTCACCGCCGAGAGCGTGGCTGAGGCGCATGATGCGCTCATGAGCAAGGACATCAACATCATCATCGCGGATGTTTCTCTGGGTGGTGAGGAGAGCGGTCTAGATTTTGTGAGCGATATGCGTCGCATTCCCCGCTATACGCATGTCCCTGTGATTGCGGTTACCGCGCATGCATTCGGATCCGACAGAGAGCGCTGCCTCAGCGCGGGCTGCAACCGGTATTTTGCGAAACCGGTGGACCACGCCATGCTTCTGAAAACCATGGAAGAGTTGCTCGCCGCTGCGATATAA
- a CDS encoding type II and III secretion system protein — MNMRHFLIVLLLLCAATYAAAQERLPVREYTPPEELISIDAEATFTQAVEIFNAASKRFRSKPIIYDGDSKDKIGINIVNMHWFDAFELVLKALAHWYIDSEDFTRVYALSKQAAKSEEKMVKAAEALQTREVQISAVFFEANRSELERLGLDWFLTNSTPSTSVGILNSVTGTTSFKEADDGGGEGETEIETGNITTLAIGNGTVELLAALKAFQSENLGELISSPNITVRSGEKGRIQVGQDISIKQKDFAGNTTEKFFSTGTIIEVTPTVIVQDSIEFVNLEISAERSTALPDVVSTIINKTLATTSVVLIDGEETVVGGLVSNEAKNIRRGVPFLKDLPWWVFGLRYLFGYEETTIDKKELIIVLKANIVPTLQKRIATRMNEIRNGQQSLLNEANRLEALRQNLLNQIELARQNR; from the coding sequence CTTCTCCTTTGCGCTGCAACGTATGCCGCAGCGCAGGAGCGACTCCCGGTGCGGGAATATACTCCTCCGGAGGAACTGATCTCCATCGATGCCGAAGCGACATTTACGCAGGCGGTGGAGATCTTCAACGCCGCAAGCAAACGCTTCCGCAGCAAGCCCATCATCTACGATGGTGATAGCAAGGACAAAATCGGCATCAACATCGTGAACATGCACTGGTTCGATGCCTTCGAGCTGGTTCTGAAAGCGCTTGCGCATTGGTATATCGACTCCGAGGACTTCACCCGTGTGTACGCACTGTCCAAGCAGGCGGCGAAGTCCGAGGAGAAAATGGTCAAGGCGGCCGAGGCCTTGCAGACGCGTGAGGTACAGATCAGCGCGGTATTTTTCGAAGCCAATCGCAGTGAACTCGAACGGCTGGGTCTTGACTGGTTCCTGACAAATTCCACGCCTTCGACATCTGTGGGTATACTGAATTCCGTAACCGGGACCACCTCCTTCAAAGAGGCGGACGATGGAGGCGGGGAAGGTGAAACGGAAATCGAAACAGGCAATATCACTACCCTTGCCATCGGAAATGGGACTGTCGAATTGCTCGCGGCATTGAAGGCGTTCCAATCCGAAAATCTTGGTGAATTGATCTCGAGCCCGAACATCACCGTTCGCTCCGGTGAGAAAGGCCGCATACAGGTAGGACAGGATATTTCCATCAAACAGAAGGACTTCGCCGGTAACACGACGGAGAAATTTTTCAGCACCGGTACGATCATTGAAGTCACACCGACCGTCATCGTACAGGATTCCATTGAATTCGTGAATCTCGAAATCAGCGCCGAACGCAGCACAGCCCTTCCGGACGTCGTTTCCACGATCATCAACAAAACTCTTGCAACCACATCCGTCGTGCTGATCGACGGCGAAGAGACAGTGGTGGGCGGTCTTGTTTCGAACGAGGCGAAAAACATCCGACGGGGCGTCCCTTTTCTCAAGGATCTTCCGTGGTGGGTCTTCGGCCTCCGCTACCTCTTCGGCTATGAAGAAACGACCATTGACAAAAAGGAATTGATCATTGTCCTGAAAGCGAATATCGTTCCAACTCTGCAAAAACGTATCGCCACACGGATGAACGAAATACGTAACGGACAGCAATCACTGTTGAATGAAGCCAACAGGCTCGAGGCGTTGCGCCAGAATTTGCTGAACCAGATTGAACTGGCCCGGCAAAATCGTTGA